A genomic window from Flavobacterium phycosphaerae includes:
- the aqpZ gene encoding aquaporin Z, which yields MRKLFAEFFGTYWLVFGGCGSALFAAGIPNLGIGFAGVALAFGLTVLTMAYAVGHISGGHFNPAVSFGLWASGRFSAKDLVPYVIAQCLGGIAAAGTLLFILSGKEGFAIDNTKAGAFATNGYGAFSPDGYSMSAAFAAEFVLTLFFLLIIIGATDKWANGKFAGVAIGLGLTLIHLVSIPITNTSVNPARSTSQALFTQGEPLSQLWLFWVAPIAGAIVAGFIYKLLLDKKDDL from the coding sequence ATGAGAAAACTATTCGCAGAATTTTTTGGCACTTACTGGCTGGTCTTCGGCGGCTGTGGTAGTGCTTTGTTTGCAGCCGGAATTCCTAACTTAGGAATCGGATTTGCCGGAGTGGCTTTAGCTTTTGGATTAACGGTTTTAACGATGGCCTACGCTGTGGGTCACATCTCTGGCGGACATTTTAATCCGGCGGTTTCTTTTGGGCTATGGGCTAGCGGAAGATTTTCGGCTAAGGATTTAGTACCTTATGTTATTGCACAATGTTTGGGAGGTATTGCAGCTGCCGGCACTTTACTTTTTATTCTTTCCGGAAAGGAAGGTTTTGCCATTGATAATACTAAAGCCGGTGCTTTTGCTACTAATGGGTATGGCGCTTTTTCGCCAGATGGTTATTCGATGTCTGCTGCTTTTGCGGCTGAGTTTGTGTTGACACTGTTCTTTTTATTAATCATCATTGGAGCAACAGATAAATGGGCTAACGGAAAATTTGCCGGTGTGGCCATTGGTTTGGGATTGACTCTAATTCATTTGGTGAGTATTCCAATTACGAATACTTCGGTAAATCCAGCCCGTTCTACTTCACAAGCATTGTTTACGCAAGGCGAACCGTTATCGCAATTATGGTTGTTTTGGGTAGCACCTATCGCCGGAGCTATTGTTGCCGGATTTATTTATAAGTTATTGTTAGATAAAAAAGACGACTTGTAG
- a CDS encoding sigma factor, translating to MSESNPNAKLCSDAVFRSVFDTNFKVLRNFLVYKFRGDIETAEDVAQNAFVKLWENCSLLKPEQAKSFYTPQPSDFRLIT from the coding sequence ATGAGTGAAAGTAACCCAAATGCCAAGCTTTGTTCCGATGCGGTTTTCCGGTCGGTTTTTGACACTAATTTTAAAGTGTTGCGGAATTTTTTGGTTTATAAATTCAGAGGCGATATAGAAACCGCTGAAGATGTAGCGCAAAATGCCTTTGTCAAACTTTGGGAAAATTGTAGTCTTTTAAAACCCGAACAAGCCAAAAGTTTTTATACACCACAGCCATCAGACTTTCGCTTAATAACATAA
- a CDS encoding 6-pyruvoyl trahydropterin synthase family protein, with protein MRVTVSRKAHFNAAHRLYRKDWSMEKNDAVFGKCNNPNYHGHNYELIVSVTGEIDIETGYVIDVKILSDLIKEHVENAFDHKNLNLDVPDFADLNPTAENIVVVIWQKLRKHIEADKELEVVLYETPRNFVTFKG; from the coding sequence ATGAGAGTAACTGTTTCAAGAAAAGCCCACTTTAACGCGGCTCACCGATTGTACCGCAAAGACTGGTCGATGGAAAAAAACGATGCTGTTTTCGGCAAGTGCAATAATCCTAATTATCACGGACACAATTACGAATTAATCGTTTCGGTTACCGGTGAAATTGATATAGAAACCGGTTATGTGATTGATGTCAAAATTCTCTCCGATTTAATCAAAGAGCATGTTGAAAACGCTTTCGATCATAAAAACCTAAACCTTGATGTTCCTGACTTTGCCGATTTAAATCCAACAGCGGAAAATATTGTCGTGGTCATTTGGCAAAAATTGCGAAAACACATTGAGGCCGATAAAGAGCTTGAGGTGGTTTTATACGAAACCCCAAGAAACTTTGTAACCTTTAAAGGATAA
- a CDS encoding tetratricopeptide repeat-containing sensor histidine kinase: MFKISRIASLLIFFFIFSSSYAQTYADSLKAAYKTCNDKEKYTVITHLFHLISPHEKDYDYYVEQTKILSDRNLAKPNLTSKQKQFWLLARGDYYLNKAIVLESDNPSTALEMVNKSIPIFTQIKNNRKLADALMGAGTLLRNLGRTPEALEFYYKGLKIYEKDNDKSGVAYAQTIMANVYNDQQKYEVSLGLYKKALAYYSTVKEPTMDDSIALAALYQNIGHYYLLKGKDDIALSYFNNGLAEAKKINYTPVMSPLLEKIARIHFKRKQYDLANQEIQEVLKLDQPEIWKANLYITIGEFCIEQKKFKEAEEFLKKANAIGKEHQDLDTQMYAMDFLNRLYTKTKQFEKALKSLNNYYLMSDSISNDESRNSLKEQQLKYNFEKKELKGKIAQEKKISALKLDAEKKTAAKNNLLIGLSGILLLVLLGGYFYYRNNKQRQAINALEKNQIKQKLLITQMNPHFIFNSIENIQALIYDKKEEEAADYLTKFSILTRQILENSNENYILLSEEVEMIKNYLFIQQLLYNNKFDFTITVEDTIDPETIFLPPMLTQPFIENAIKHGLSNTTENGLVAIHFFLKEAKLFFEVSDNGKGFDTTAKTTNHKSLAMTITKERLINYTKNQDFVVQTANILDKDTNVVGAKVVFEIPYIYEN, encoded by the coding sequence ATGTTTAAAATTTCCCGAATTGCTTCCTTATTAATTTTCTTTTTTATTTTCTCATCTTCCTACGCACAAACCTATGCTGATTCTCTCAAAGCGGCCTATAAAACATGTAACGATAAAGAGAAGTATACTGTAATCACCCACCTTTTTCACTTAATTTCTCCCCATGAAAAGGACTATGATTATTACGTAGAGCAGACCAAAATACTTTCGGACAGAAACCTGGCAAAGCCTAACCTTACGTCAAAGCAAAAACAATTTTGGCTCTTGGCCAGAGGTGATTATTATCTTAATAAAGCCATAGTGCTTGAAAGTGATAATCCTTCGACTGCACTTGAGATGGTAAACAAATCAATTCCAATATTTACACAAATAAAAAACAACAGAAAACTGGCAGATGCCTTGATGGGAGCCGGGACCCTATTAAGAAATTTAGGAAGGACTCCCGAAGCATTAGAGTTTTATTATAAAGGATTGAAAATTTACGAAAAAGATAATGATAAAAGTGGTGTTGCCTATGCACAAACCATTATGGCCAACGTTTATAACGATCAACAAAAATATGAGGTGAGTCTTGGCTTGTATAAAAAAGCGCTGGCGTATTATTCAACGGTTAAGGAGCCTACTATGGATGATAGCATTGCATTAGCGGCACTGTATCAAAATATAGGACATTATTACCTTTTGAAAGGAAAGGATGATATCGCTTTATCCTATTTCAATAATGGACTTGCCGAAGCAAAAAAAATAAATTATACACCGGTAATGAGTCCGCTACTGGAAAAAATAGCAAGGATTCATTTCAAGCGAAAACAATATGATTTGGCCAATCAAGAAATCCAAGAAGTACTGAAATTAGACCAACCCGAGATATGGAAAGCCAACCTTTATATCACTATTGGAGAATTTTGCATTGAGCAAAAAAAGTTTAAAGAAGCAGAAGAATTCCTGAAAAAAGCAAATGCTATTGGGAAGGAACATCAAGATTTGGACACACAGATGTACGCCATGGACTTCTTAAACCGACTGTATACCAAAACAAAGCAGTTTGAAAAAGCCTTGAAGAGCTTGAACAATTATTATTTAATGAGTGACTCGATCAGTAATGATGAATCTCGCAATTCCCTTAAGGAGCAACAGCTGAAGTATAATTTTGAAAAAAAGGAACTTAAAGGCAAGATAGCACAGGAAAAGAAAATTTCAGCTCTAAAGCTAGATGCAGAAAAGAAAACCGCTGCCAAAAACAATTTGTTGATTGGGCTTTCAGGAATACTTTTACTGGTATTGCTCGGAGGTTATTTTTATTATCGAAACAACAAACAAAGACAAGCCATCAATGCTTTGGAGAAAAACCAGATAAAGCAAAAGCTGTTGATTACGCAAATGAACCCTCATTTTATCTTCAACTCTATAGAAAATATTCAGGCTTTGATTTATGACAAGAAGGAGGAGGAAGCGGCTGATTATCTAACCAAATTTTCGATACTGACCCGACAAATACTCGAAAATTCCAATGAGAATTACATTTTACTTTCTGAAGAAGTTGAAATGATTAAGAACTACCTTTTCATCCAACAGCTTTTATACAACAACAAATTCGACTTTACCATTACCGTTGAAGATACGATTGACCCTGAGACTATATTTTTACCGCCGATGCTGACGCAGCCTTTCATAGAAAATGCTATAAAACACGGCTTGAGTAATACAACCGAAAACGGCTTGGTGGCTATTCATTTTTTCTTGAAAGAAGCCAAATTGTTTTTTGAAGTTTCTGATAATGGTAAAGGATTTGATACTACTGCAAAGACAACTAATCACAAATCATTGGCCATGACCATTACCAAAGAACGTCTGATTAACTATACCAAAAATCAGGATTTTGTGGTTCAAACCGCTAATATATTGGATAAAGACACCAATGTTGTTGGAGCCAAAGTTGTTTTTGAAATACCTTATATTTACGAAAACTAA
- a CDS encoding FecR family protein gives MKETNDTYLSDWLAHKITDEQLKQLVTEDDFIAFQKIKNTLKGQQIEHPDLDKNFNAIKQKMASRKTKPTKVISIWKYSAIAACLILCFGVYHFFIDSNTVLTDIGANKVLVLSDNSKVVLNSKSKLCYTNYFNYKRTLQLEGEAFFEVQKGSSFTVQTPLGNVRVLGTKFNVISFRDFFEVVCYEGKVEVTKNGKATVLTHGESIRFYDNTVENWADLTAKKPSWLMGESSFRNVPMQYVIDQFRNQYHITVSYPVSIEDVKFTGTFTHNNLDVALRTICIPLHLKYTKTGSGKILISE, from the coding sequence ATGAAAGAGACTAATGACACTTATTTATCCGATTGGCTAGCCCATAAAATCACTGATGAACAATTGAAACAATTGGTTACTGAAGACGATTTTATAGCTTTTCAAAAAATAAAAAATACGTTAAAGGGCCAGCAAATTGAGCATCCTGATTTGGACAAGAATTTCAATGCCATTAAACAAAAAATGGCATCCCGAAAAACAAAACCAACCAAAGTCATTTCAATTTGGAAATACTCGGCGATAGCGGCCTGCTTGATTTTGTGTTTTGGAGTGTATCATTTTTTTATTGATTCAAATACCGTTCTTACTGATATCGGTGCCAATAAAGTACTAGTGTTAAGTGATAATTCGAAAGTAGTGCTGAATTCAAAATCTAAACTGTGCTATACCAATTATTTCAACTATAAAAGAACCTTGCAACTAGAAGGAGAAGCTTTTTTTGAAGTACAAAAAGGGAGTTCCTTTACCGTCCAAACGCCATTAGGTAATGTAAGGGTTTTAGGAACCAAGTTCAATGTGATTTCGTTCCGAGATTTCTTTGAGGTGGTTTGTTATGAAGGTAAAGTTGAAGTAACTAAAAACGGTAAAGCAACCGTGTTAACGCACGGCGAAAGCATTCGTTTTTATGATAATACGGTCGAAAATTGGGCAGACCTAACAGCTAAAAAACCATCATGGCTTATGGGCGAATCGTCTTTTAGAAATGTACCCATGCAGTATGTTATTGACCAATTTAGAAACCAGTACCATATCACAGTTTCCTACCCTGTGTCGATTGAAGATGTAAAATTCACAGGAACTTTTACCCATAATAATCTCGATGTGGCGTTGCGTACCATTTGTATTCCGCTGCATCTAAAATATACTAAAACCGGCTCAGGAAAAATACTGATTTCAGAATGA
- a CDS encoding RNA polymerase sigma factor — MVTNFELQFKSTGAHKESPEFLLEETELKIRLEKAINDLPEKQRTVFLMNRFDNQSYTEIAAVLDLSVKAVEKRMHLALLSLRKVVKNV; from the coding sequence GTGGTTACTAATTTTGAACTTCAGTTTAAATCCACCGGAGCGCACAAAGAATCACCTGAATTTTTATTAGAAGAAACCGAATTAAAAATTCGATTAGAAAAAGCTATAAATGATTTGCCCGAAAAACAACGAACCGTATTTTTGATGAATCGTTTTGACAATCAGTCCTATACCGAAATTGCCGCGGTGTTAGATTTATCCGTAAAAGCAGTAGAAAAAAGAATGCATCTTGCTTTGCTGTCTTTGAGAAAAGTAGTTAAGAATGTTTGA
- a CDS encoding LytR/AlgR family response regulator transcription factor gives MLRAIVIDDIENIRKRNITIIKANCPNIAIIGQADSVESGVKIIKQLTPDIVFLDVEMPDGTGFELLQNLTPFTFKVIFITGYEDFAIKAFRFSAIDYLLKPLNANHLVEAVKKAEESLSKEVFDMKLNNLFANLERPKNLQKLVLKTADKIYSVNIQDVVNCESDKNYTTFNFINAPKLIVSTNLKEYEALLTPYNFFRPHQSHLINMAYFDHFIKTDGGNTIVMKNKTTIPLSVRKKEDFLILLENLQA, from the coding sequence ATGTTACGAGCGATTGTCATTGACGATATTGAAAATATCAGAAAAAGAAATATTACCATTATCAAGGCAAACTGCCCCAATATTGCTATTATTGGACAGGCAGATTCGGTAGAATCGGGAGTAAAAATTATAAAGCAATTGACTCCGGATATTGTTTTTCTTGACGTGGAAATGCCAGATGGAACGGGCTTTGAGTTACTCCAAAACCTGACTCCTTTTACTTTCAAAGTGATTTTTATTACAGGATATGAAGATTTTGCCATTAAGGCTTTCCGATTTTCGGCCATTGATTATTTATTAAAACCGTTAAACGCAAATCATCTGGTGGAAGCCGTTAAAAAAGCGGAAGAATCCCTGAGTAAAGAAGTGTTTGACATGAAATTGAATAATTTATTTGCCAATCTGGAAAGACCCAAAAATCTTCAAAAATTGGTTCTTAAAACGGCAGACAAAATTTACTCGGTCAATATTCAGGACGTGGTCAATTGTGAGTCGGATAAAAATTATACTACCTTCAATTTTATTAATGCGCCCAAGTTAATTGTGTCTACTAACCTTAAAGAGTATGAAGCGCTACTAACGCCCTACAATTTTTTCAGGCCGCATCAATCCCATTTAATCAATATGGCATATTTTGATCATTTTATTAAAACGGATGGAGGCAATACCATAGTCATGAAAAACAAAACGACTATTCCGCTTTCTGTCCGCAAAAAAGAAGATTTTCTGATTCTGCTGGAAAACCTTCAGGCATAA
- a CDS encoding alpha-ketoglutarate-dependent dioxygenase AlkB family protein codes for MNSLFPKEKIVFSLPDAEIEYYPGFFDYERANELFTKLKTEIPWQQDLITVFGKTHPQPRLTALFGNEGKPYGYSNIVMQPHAWNPLLMFIKNEIEEVCPENFTTVLLNQYRDGKDSNGWHADNEKELGRNPVIASVSFGAERSFHLQHNSMKDQKLKITLEHGSLLIMKGATQHFWKHQIPKTAKDIGPRINLTFRIIK; via the coding sequence ATGAACTCCCTTTTTCCAAAAGAAAAAATTGTCTTTTCGCTCCCGGATGCCGAGATAGAATACTATCCAGGTTTCTTTGATTATGAGAGGGCCAATGAACTTTTTACAAAACTAAAAACTGAAATTCCGTGGCAACAGGATTTGATAACGGTTTTTGGTAAAACCCATCCACAACCCCGATTAACGGCACTTTTTGGCAACGAAGGCAAGCCCTATGGTTATTCCAATATTGTTATGCAACCGCATGCGTGGAATCCGTTACTAATGTTTATCAAAAATGAAATTGAAGAGGTTTGTCCTGAAAATTTCACCACCGTTTTACTCAATCAGTACCGCGATGGTAAAGACAGCAATGGTTGGCATGCTGACAACGAAAAGGAATTGGGCCGAAATCCGGTAATCGCTTCGGTGAGTTTTGGTGCCGAACGGTCTTTCCATTTGCAACACAATTCGATGAAAGATCAAAAATTAAAAATCACACTTGAGCATGGCAGTTTGCTTATTATGAAAGGAGCAACCCAGCATTTCTGGAAACACCAAATTCCGAAAACAGCTAAAGATATTGGCCCTCGTATCAATCTTACATTCAGAATTATAAAATAG
- a CDS encoding TonB-dependent receptor plug domain-containing protein, producing MKKIMLFFFLLLWISFSHAQQKEKYLFTYTNTKITKVLSDIEKAFDVKYSYADSIVGSQKITLPKKQYFLTEINAEIENQSSLQVVKINDRFYSVAKAETKETIDKIYALKEVIVEEFLAKGIKKTDQNYILYPQKIATLPGVTDADILLSFQQLPGVKSPNETAAGLHIRGGTSDQNLILLDGIRLYHPGHLFGMISSINPNVEQTVNYYNKAVNPKFGERVSSIIDIKSTDKIADKTKVNAGINALNADAYFQTPLYKDIIGLQVSGRKSYTEWLQLPTFNQLENKVFQHTNFNNFDNDNQFQFYDFSTKLNFKPNDKTAISVTGLVINNDLDYKSVVKTDSLSNQKMNIKNYGFGLNWSQKYSSKFTQQLQLFYSVYNFEYEKRQEYQTNKFEAFKKLNRVVDSGITSDFGYNIAEKSNIEFGYQFLGNDISHLLNSYNQDVAIDLNLKHRYNVTQVGYVFFRQDIGRWSFQPGLRYNYYSKIKANSFEPRILVQNKLSETLICQVSYERRSQILSQVRENAANDLSLENYVWILSDNEKYPVQKANQFTAGIIYKSNGWLLDVDSYYKNITGITSFTLGFLSQNDASIHHGKGFTKGVDVLLQKSMPTWRAWATYTYQDSQNKFEDLNEGDYFQANSSIKHSFNVAVNKKWNNYMLALGWFWHSGKPYSNIDDSGQITSYNSETLPNYHRLDVSGSYEFKNKRGHTYKIGISVYNLYNRNEIISKEFERKYSNLSDFANPRYSMQNYYSLQITPNVFLRVNL from the coding sequence ATGAAAAAAATAATGCTGTTTTTCTTTCTGTTGCTCTGGATTTCGTTTTCTCATGCGCAGCAAAAGGAGAAATATTTGTTTACCTATACCAATACTAAAATAACAAAAGTGCTTTCCGATATTGAGAAAGCATTTGACGTTAAATACTCCTATGCCGATTCGATAGTAGGTTCACAAAAAATCACATTGCCCAAAAAGCAGTATTTTTTAACTGAAATCAATGCTGAAATTGAAAACCAATCTTCTCTGCAGGTAGTAAAAATCAACGACCGATTTTATTCTGTTGCCAAAGCGGAAACCAAAGAGACTATCGATAAAATCTATGCTCTGAAGGAAGTGATAGTGGAAGAGTTTTTGGCCAAAGGCATTAAGAAAACAGATCAAAATTATATCCTCTATCCTCAAAAAATAGCAACGCTTCCCGGTGTGACGGATGCGGACATTTTGCTGTCATTTCAACAATTACCGGGGGTAAAAAGCCCTAATGAAACCGCTGCCGGCTTGCATATTCGGGGTGGCACTTCTGATCAGAATTTAATTTTGTTAGATGGAATTAGGCTGTATCATCCCGGACATTTATTCGGAATGATTTCGAGTATTAATCCTAATGTGGAGCAAACCGTAAACTATTATAACAAAGCTGTAAATCCAAAATTTGGCGAAAGAGTCTCAAGCATTATCGATATAAAATCAACGGATAAAATTGCTGATAAAACCAAAGTCAATGCCGGAATTAATGCGCTCAATGCCGATGCTTATTTTCAAACACCACTGTATAAAGACATAATCGGGTTACAAGTTTCGGGCAGAAAATCGTATACGGAATGGCTACAGTTGCCAACGTTCAATCAATTAGAAAACAAAGTTTTTCAGCATACCAATTTCAATAATTTTGATAATGACAACCAATTTCAGTTTTACGATTTTTCGACAAAGCTGAATTTCAAGCCCAATGACAAAACGGCCATTTCTGTAACGGGTTTGGTCATTAATAATGATTTGGATTATAAAAGCGTTGTCAAAACGGACAGCCTCAGCAATCAAAAAATGAACATTAAAAACTATGGTTTCGGATTGAATTGGAGCCAAAAATACAGTTCAAAATTCACTCAACAACTGCAACTTTTTTATTCGGTTTATAATTTTGAATATGAAAAAAGACAGGAGTATCAAACCAATAAATTTGAAGCTTTTAAGAAATTAAACCGTGTGGTTGACTCGGGGATAACATCTGATTTCGGATACAACATTGCTGAAAAATCCAATATTGAATTTGGGTATCAATTTTTAGGAAACGACATTTCACACTTGCTGAACAGCTATAATCAGGACGTTGCCATCGATTTAAATTTGAAACACCGTTACAATGTAACTCAAGTTGGTTATGTTTTCTTTAGGCAGGATATTGGTCGATGGAGTTTCCAACCAGGATTGCGTTACAATTATTACAGCAAAATAAAAGCGAATAGTTTTGAACCGAGGATTTTAGTGCAAAATAAATTATCAGAAACTTTGATTTGTCAGGTTTCCTATGAAAGAAGAAGCCAAATTTTGAGTCAGGTTCGTGAAAATGCAGCTAACGATTTGAGCTTGGAAAACTATGTTTGGATACTGTCTGACAACGAAAAATACCCCGTTCAAAAAGCGAATCAGTTTACGGCAGGAATTATTTATAAAAGTAACGGTTGGCTTTTGGATGTAGACAGTTATTATAAAAATATCACCGGAATCACATCGTTTACGTTAGGTTTTTTAAGCCAAAATGACGCTTCCATACACCACGGCAAAGGATTTACCAAAGGCGTTGATGTTTTGTTGCAAAAAAGTATGCCAACTTGGCGAGCCTGGGCAACTTATACCTATCAGGATTCGCAAAATAAGTTTGAAGATTTAAATGAAGGCGATTATTTTCAGGCAAATTCGAGTATCAAACACAGTTTTAATGTAGCTGTTAATAAAAAATGGAACAACTATATGCTGGCATTGGGCTGGTTTTGGCATTCCGGGAAACCCTATAGTAACATTGATGACAGCGGACAAATTACTTCTTATAATTCGGAAACATTACCTAATTATCACCGTTTAGATGTTTCGGGCAGTTATGAGTTTAAAAACAAACGCGGGCATACTTATAAAATTGGAATTTCGGTTTATAACCTTTACAATCGCAATGAAATCATAAGCAAAGAGTTTGAGCGAAAGTATTCCAACCTCTCTGATTTCGCCAATCCGAGATATTCGATGCAGAATTATTACTCGTTACAAATTACACCGAATGTGTTTTTAAGAGTCAATTTATAA
- the idi gene encoding isopentenyl-diphosphate Delta-isomerase yields the protein MTEEKVILVNEQDEPIGLMNKLEAHEKAVLHRAFSVFVLNRNNEIMLQQRAHHKYHSPLLWTNTCCSHQRNGETNIQAGTRRLFEEMGFKTELKELFHFIYKAPFDNGLTEHELDHVMIGYYNEEPSINTDEVESWKWMKIEEVKTDMLQNPEIYTVWFKIIFDEFYHYLEDHKL from the coding sequence ATGACAGAAGAAAAAGTAATCTTGGTTAACGAACAAGATGAACCTATCGGGTTGATGAATAAATTGGAGGCCCACGAAAAGGCAGTGCTGCATCGTGCTTTTTCGGTTTTCGTGTTGAACCGAAATAATGAAATCATGCTCCAACAACGAGCACATCACAAGTACCATTCTCCTTTGCTATGGACCAATACTTGTTGCAGTCATCAGCGCAATGGAGAAACCAATATTCAAGCCGGAACGCGCCGATTGTTTGAAGAAATGGGGTTCAAAACCGAGCTTAAAGAATTATTCCATTTTATTTATAAAGCACCTTTTGACAACGGTTTGACGGAGCATGAACTGGATCACGTAATGATTGGCTATTACAATGAAGAGCCATCAATAAACACAGATGAAGTAGAAAGCTGGAAATGGATGAAAATAGAAGAGGTCAAAACGGATATGCTTCAAAATCCCGAGATTTACACCGTTTGGTTTAAAATCATTTTCGACGAGTTCTATCACTATCTTGAAGACCATAAACTATAA
- a CDS encoding type I phosphomannose isomerase catalytic subunit: MKAYPLQFEPILKERIWGGTKLKSYLNKPIVSEITGESWEISTVAYDVSIVANGAFKGKSLNDLIAAYPTEILGTEVYSRFGKQFPLLFKYLDAREDLSIQLHPNDELAKKRHNSFGKTEMWYVMQADAEARLIVGFKEKSSPDEFLEKVNSKTLLDILDTKKVQQGDVFFLDTGTIHAIGAGIVIAEIQQTSDVTYRIYDFDRVDAQGNQRELHLDLALEAINYETVEAQKYYSKNENAANEIVHCQYFTTNVIPLNGKIQVTKNQESFTVYMCVDGNFQLLSNEETFSYQKGDTVLIPASLTDFQITGSASILEIYIS; encoded by the coding sequence ATGAAAGCTTATCCGTTACAATTTGAACCAATTTTGAAAGAGAGAATCTGGGGCGGTACCAAACTGAAATCATACCTGAATAAACCCATTGTATCTGAAATCACCGGCGAAAGTTGGGAAATATCAACCGTGGCTTACGATGTGAGTATAGTAGCCAATGGCGCTTTCAAAGGAAAATCATTAAACGATTTAATTGCTGCCTATCCGACAGAAATTTTGGGTACTGAAGTTTATTCCCGGTTTGGCAAACAGTTTCCGTTACTCTTCAAATACCTCGATGCCCGCGAAGATTTATCCATACAATTGCATCCGAATGATGAATTGGCAAAAAAGCGACACAATTCTTTTGGTAAAACTGAAATGTGGTATGTGATGCAAGCCGATGCTGAGGCAAGATTGATTGTTGGATTCAAAGAAAAATCATCTCCTGACGAATTTTTAGAAAAGGTAAATTCCAAAACCTTATTGGATATTTTAGACACCAAAAAAGTACAGCAGGGCGATGTTTTTTTTCTTGACACTGGAACGATTCATGCCATTGGCGCCGGGATAGTCATTGCCGAAATCCAACAAACGTCTGATGTTACTTATCGAATTTATGATTTTGACCGAGTAGATGCTCAAGGGAATCAACGCGAATTGCATTTAGATTTAGCCTTGGAAGCCATCAATTATGAAACGGTTGAGGCTCAGAAATACTATTCCAAAAATGAAAACGCAGCAAACGAAATAGTCCATTGTCAATACTTTACGACTAATGTAATTCCGTTAAACGGTAAAATCCAGGTTACTAAAAATCAAGAATCCTTCACAGTGTATATGTGTGTGGATGGTAATTTTCAACTTCTTTCAAACGAGGAGACCTTTTCCTATCAAAAAGGCGATACGGTTTTGATTCCGGCTTCTTTAACTGATTTTCAAATAACTGGCAGTGCTTCCATTCTAGAAATTTATATTTCGTAG